The Niabella beijingensis genomic interval AATGCTCCGGTAGTGCCGGTCTGAAAGGACTTTTGTAAACGTTTTAAAGAAACTGATGCCCGGGCGGTTCTCGATATTTGTTACCGAGTTGATATTGGTGAGCGCATTGTTGATCTTGTACGTATTGGTAAGCGTGTCCAGCTCCAGTACATTCGCATTCAGGTCCGATTTGTTGTACCGGAAATTATTGCGCAGGCCGATATTGATGTTCCAGAAATTGTAACTGCCAAACAGCAGGGACCGCAGGCCGTTATAATTCAGACCGATATTGGTGGTGAAGTTTGAATTTTCGTTATGGTATTTGCGGTCGCGCTTATCGGTATAAATACTGTCGGTGAACGATTCAAAATCACTGATCTGCCGGCTGTCGCTGTTGCTGTTGTTATAGGTGACGGAATAGTTGGTCGAAAAGCTCTTTTTATTGATCCCTTCGTCGTAGTCGTTGTTATTGAAATAACCATTGAAGTTGAAATTATTGGAACGGGACGAGCCAACGGTGGAATTGGTGCGGCGGCTGGCCAGCAACGAATCATTCCGGTAAGTGGAGGTGTTGCCGGAAGAAGCATTATTGGCATTGGTCCAGTTGTAAGCGGCATTCAGGGAAAGCGAGGTCGCCCTTTTCCGGTTCTGATAACCGGTATTCACCCCCTGGTTCAGCGTGCTTCCTGTATTGACGCGGTCGCTGTAGGTGGTTAAGGTATAGTCGGATAAATTTTGAATGGTGGTACCGGTGGTAAGCTGGTTGTTTCGCGTATCCCTCAGATTGTATTCTCCGGTGATGGAATTGTTGAAACGGGAATTCGTACTCTCATCAAAGTTATGATTGAGGTATGCTCCAAAATAATGGACGGTGTTCAAGCCGTTGGCATTGGCATTGGGCGAACCGAAATTGCGGCGGTTGAAGGACCGGAAGGTATTGTTCTGCAGGGCTTCCTGAACACTCTGTATCGTTTTATTGGTATTGTTGAGGTTACCGGCAATGCCCAGCTTTGTTTTTTTATTGTATACCTGGAGCGACAGATCCCCTTCATAACGGTGATCCGTACCCAGCCCGCCGCTTATCTTACCGAAAAGACCTTTTCGCTTTTCGGGTTTTAGCTTGATGTTCATGGTAAATGTGGAGTCCATCTCCGTGTTGGTGATCTCCTCTTTACTGTAATCTTTCTCCTGGTACACCTGTATTTTGTCGATGGCTGTTTTGGGCAGGTTCTGTGTGGCCATTTCCGGATTACCTCCAAAAAAAGGCTTTCCGTCCACGAACACATTGCTGATCTTTTTACCGTTGACCGTTATGGTACCGTCACTCCACATAGTAACACCCGGCACCCGCAGCAGCATATCCTCCACTACGGCGGAAGAGTCCAGTTTAAACGCATCGGGATTGATCTCCAGCGTATCCCCGTTCATACGGACCGGCACCACAGATTTCACCACCACTTCTTCCATCTGGCTGGTGGTATCTCTTGAAAGATTTATTTTTTTGAAGTCGAAATCTTTTTTCAGTGAATCGATATAGATCTCTTTAGAGAAGTCATTGTAGCCCGAAAAGGTGACCGATACCAGCATGGGCGTCTGATAAGGCAGCTCCCCGATATTGAACTCACCCTGGTTATTGGTCACCTGGTAATTGAGCAGGGTTGAATCCGATTTTTTGTATACAGTAACGGTTGCGGATTGCAGTCCGTAATCATGCACCGAGTCCGCTACAAGCCCTTTGATGCTTCCCTTTGTCTGGGCCATTGAAAATACAGGAAGCAACAGCAGTATGATGAGGAACCGTTTATTCATTTTGTCACTAAGCCGTCTTTGGGTTTTAACTGTATCAATACGGGATTGTCTGTTTCTTTCCGCGTGGCGAAAAAGCGGGTCAGCACATCGTCGTATTGCGGATTTCTGTATTCAGACGATTTTTTTGCCCCAAACATGCTTTTTGCAGAAAGCGAAAGATAAATATGCGCTTCGTCAAAACTTTTTATGACACCGGAAACGGGTAAAAAACAGCTGCTGCTGTCGGGAGTGATCTTATTGTAATCATAAATCAGGTTCGATTTATTGTCGAAGATATAACGGTTGTAACCTTTAAAGAGGTTCAGATCGAAGAACATCAGGTTGTTGAAGCCGACCACATTCTCTATTTTGCCTGCATAGGAGGGGTGTTCCATTTTATACGTATCCATTTCGCCCCGGCTGGAAAAACCAACATCAAAAAACGAAGCAGGAATGGCATTGTCCATGGGCAATATCAGTTTATAACTTTCGGTAACGGCAGATGGGGTTAACGTGTAGATCTCATACTGGAATGGCCGGGTC includes:
- a CDS encoding outer membrane beta-barrel protein — its product is MNKRFLIILLLLPVFSMAQTKGSIKGLVADSVHDYGLQSATVTVYKKSDSTLLNYQVTNNQGEFNIGELPYQTPMLVSVTFSGYNDFSKEIYIDSLKKDFDFKKINLSRDTTSQMEEVVVKSVVPVRMNGDTLEINPDAFKLDSSAVVEDMLLRVPGVTMWSDGTITVNGKKISNVFVDGKPFFGGNPEMATQNLPKTAIDKIQVYQEKDYSKEEITNTEMDSTFTMNIKLKPEKRKGLFGKISGGLGTDHRYEGDLSLQVYNKKTKLGIAGNLNNTNKTIQSVQEALQNNTFRSFNRRNFGSPNANANGLNTVHYFGAYLNHNFDESTNSRFNNSITGEYNLRDTRNNQLTTGTTIQNLSDYTLTTYSDRVNTGSTLNQGVNTGYQNRKRATSLSLNAAYNWTNANNASSGNTSTYRNDSLLASRRTNSTVGSSRSNNFNFNGYFNNNDYDEGINKKSFSTNYSVTYNNSNSDSRQISDFESFTDSIYTDKRDRKYHNENSNFTTNIGLNYNGLRSLLFGSYNFWNINIGLRNNFRYNKSDLNANVLELDTLTNTYKINNALTNINSVTNIENRPGISFFKTFTKVLSDRHYRSISVRTDLLNQFLFQKNTSTLAYRNVERSFHFFTPSSSIYYNYNKFNKYNLNVGLTHNASASAPTIDQLYPIVDSINQYNIVVGNPNLKSPLGNAFNFNFNINSQRFNEKNTYAATVTLGYNTFKSGISDSSIYGNNGSRVAYLINIDGKRSLNGGLNTSASFRLNPKNMLQFRYNGNLSNSRSPQYIKTPQDAASLLIAPKSTNLNHSVNVFYSLTEIFNISVGQSLATTLSEQQAGSSSETRKTKTYGTKANFNLMVPKDFTFGSNVNYLNNISAQNQSVKATIWNAYATWRFMRMKQAEVKFYVFDILRQNKNIDNFARDNNTIGTTITNGIQQFYMVSLAYFPRKFGGKSGNRSGSRRSEAGEQRQQRQQQQSRQQNNMQRRSGRF